One stretch of Candidatus Bathyarchaeia archaeon DNA includes these proteins:
- a CDS encoding site-specific DNA-methyltransferase: MLTKALKKMEVERGFVQIPLKSRPELIGDMDPPFDTLLNDLPAKIDKYGRLWSDYLKQRFSVETQVTISRHNGGFQITALDSKQEPVLLETEKPRTSTFAETVLNTGATWSKVLEGNCVTLMNEGIVGKVNLTFFDPPYLQGKEYRFFDDNQSCEKYWSWIKTVVQEVYKATSDGGALYFMHREKNAEIVLEILRETGWNFQNLIIWKKKTSAVPIETRFSKQYQIIAYGIKGKKPRVFNKVRIDPPPLPEHKYQRENGMYLTDVWDDIRELTSGYFAGDEALRDKQGNRIHAQQTPVALLLRIILSSTLPGDVVFDPTAGTGTTLVVAKQLNRNSVGVEIDPAHVELIRNRLKTLRHSDDISSQFNYYGHTTNLSKIWKSELKISTSQKKLT; encoded by the coding sequence ATGCTTACAAAAGCACTCAAAAAAATGGAAGTAGAACGGGGATTCGTTCAGATACCGCTGAAGAGTAGACCCGAATTAATTGGTGACATGGACCCACCTTTTGATACACTTCTAAATGATTTACCTGCAAAAATCGATAAATATGGACGACTCTGGTCTGACTACCTCAAACAAAGGTTTTCTGTGGAAACGCAGGTAACAATAAGCAGGCACAATGGTGGTTTTCAAATTACAGCACTTGACTCAAAACAAGAGCCGGTTCTCTTAGAAACTGAAAAACCAAGAACCAGTACCTTTGCAGAAACAGTGTTGAATACTGGAGCTACTTGGTCAAAAGTGCTTGAAGGTAACTGTGTAACTCTTATGAATGAGGGTATAGTGGGTAAAGTAAATCTGACTTTCTTTGACCCTCCATATCTTCAAGGTAAAGAATATCGGTTTTTTGACGACAATCAATCCTGTGAGAAATATTGGAGTTGGATAAAGACAGTTGTTCAAGAGGTCTATAAAGCCACATCCGATGGCGGCGCACTATACTTTATGCACCGAGAAAAAAACGCAGAAATAGTTTTGGAGATTCTGCGGGAAACAGGTTGGAATTTTCAAAATTTAATAATCTGGAAGAAGAAAACCTCTGCCGTCCCAATTGAGACTAGATTTTCAAAGCAATACCAAATAATTGCCTATGGTATCAAAGGAAAAAAACCTAGAGTCTTTAACAAGGTTAGAATTGACCCTCCGCCATTGCCTGAACATAAATACCAACGCGAAAATGGCATGTATTTGACAGATGTTTGGGATGATATCAGAGAGCTTACTTCAGGATATTTTGCAGGAGACGAAGCTCTCAGAGATAAACAAGGAAATAGAATACATGCCCAACAAACCCCCGTCGCATTGTTGTTAAGAATAATATTGTCCTCAACTTTGCCTGGGGACGTAGTCTTTGATCCAACTGCAGGTACTGGAACAACGCTGGTTGTTGCAAAGCAACTGAACCGAAACTCTGTGGGCGTGGAAATAGACCCAGCGCATGTTGAATTAATCCGAAATAGGCTCAAAACCCTACGGCATTCAGACGATATTTCCTCACAATTCAATTATTATGGGCATACCACAAATCTCAGTAAAATCTGGAAATCTGAATTGAAAATTTCAACTTCGCAGAAAAAATTAACTTAA
- a CDS encoding ABC transporter ATP-binding protein, which produces MISIEVTNLKKTYGAINAVDDISFTVNEGEVFGLLGPNGAGKTTSIEIMEGLRERDGGDVKVLGLDPWKDGYTLHKKIGVIPQQFTFFEKTNPREAILYYADLFNVKVDPDQILRDVLLEDSAKTLFENLSGGQKQKTGLALSLVNSPDLLFLDEPTTGLDPNARRAIWGVIRTLKTKGKTIILTTHYLDEAEQLSDRVAIMNHGHIAAMGTTTEIIQQHGSGERLEIQGSQKLADYIKANTELEVSYDAKQEIICIPLKKKIDALAALAAAEESKLSWGEIQTRRDSLDDVFIKLVSGEVDSQGEIINPDENQHGVSNRSR; this is translated from the coding sequence ATGATTTCAATTGAAGTTACAAACCTCAAAAAAACCTACGGCGCCATAAACGCTGTGGATGACATATCCTTCACAGTCAACGAAGGCGAAGTTTTTGGGCTGCTTGGGCCCAACGGTGCAGGCAAAACCACCAGCATCGAAATCATGGAGGGCTTGCGTGAAAGAGACGGCGGTGACGTGAAAGTTTTAGGTTTAGACCCGTGGAAAGACGGCTACACGTTACACAAAAAAATCGGCGTAATTCCCCAGCAGTTCACGTTTTTTGAGAAAACAAACCCCCGCGAAGCAATCCTCTACTACGCGGACCTCTTCAACGTGAAAGTGGACCCTGACCAAATTCTCCGAGACGTTCTGCTGGAAGACTCCGCAAAAACCCTGTTTGAAAACCTCTCGGGCGGTCAGAAACAGAAAACAGGGCTGGCTTTGTCGTTGGTGAACTCGCCGGATTTGCTTTTTCTTGATGAACCCACAACTGGTTTGGACCCAAATGCGCGCAGGGCAATTTGGGGGGTTATTCGGACTTTGAAGACTAAAGGCAAAACCATCATTTTGACCACTCATTATCTTGATGAAGCCGAGCAGCTCTCGGACAGGGTTGCCATTATGAATCACGGGCACATTGCAGCCATGGGCACCACAACTGAAATCATACAGCAACACGGTTCAGGGGAACGCCTTGAAATTCAAGGCAGCCAAAAACTTGCCGACTACATCAAAGCAAACACAGAACTAGAAGTTAGCTATGATGCTAAACAGGAAATCATATGTATCCCTCTGAAGAAGAAAATTGATGCGTTGGCTGCGTTGGCGGCTGCTGAAGAATCTAAGCTGTCTTGGGGTGAAATTCAGACGCGACGCGACAGCTTAGATGATGTTTTCATTAAGCTGGTAAGTGGCGAAGTGGACTCACAAGGTGAAATAATAAACCCAGACGAAAATCAACATGGTGTTTCTAATCGGAGTCGGTAA
- a CDS encoding phosphatidylserine/phosphatidylglycerophosphate/cardiolipin synthase family protein: METIFEFGTEAVPFIINEIALATKYVRIAMFQIHREEVFDVLTDLLKKNVQVEILTLPYDSINDDLRPRVEERFIQLAECGASIYFNKWNVGDPRETRTAFGRWYSFHGKFIVTDKSAIALSANFTHAEELDAAIIFRGDESKLHEFNVQFETLLQLFVLDQNGFDGQIRKKVLDIVQENGKKIFDLPEKVDLIHKDHWILHYPIALCPPVSTPENKLYLTPFDCRGRTLLSSIIETADKWIYISTESFTDQDFSKFLTNLAINKSIPIKIMTGARSRDFTDRLENMFRDLIAQKIEVKTPVGPIHAKLVITDKALVVSSINLNKMNLGHFKTKKFWRENTESILVCHDSDLISVAKRRFEENFGKSINIQDLLCEKLEKTVQDVFKGAFRLSPNPEVRALFAKFILQKEIDTKTTIIKLGKITKKLMVHYGRDRVDKNDFISALILYYLSDAKKDYTQLMEKFNEFNEGINLKDVLSKLVFANLVEKEDEYYKINIDALAF, from the coding sequence TTGGAAACAATATTCGAGTTTGGAACAGAAGCGGTTCCTTTTATTATTAACGAAATTGCGTTAGCCACCAAATACGTAAGAATCGCTATGTTCCAGATTCACCGTGAAGAAGTATTTGACGTATTAACTGATTTACTTAAAAAAAATGTTCAAGTAGAAATATTGACTCTTCCTTACGACAGCATTAATGATGACTTGAGACCCCGTGTTGAAGAAAGATTTATCCAACTAGCTGAATGCGGAGCCTCAATATACTTCAACAAATGGAATGTTGGGGACCCACGTGAAACAAGAACCGCTTTTGGAAGATGGTATTCTTTTCATGGAAAATTCATTGTTACAGATAAAAGCGCTATTGCTTTATCAGCAAATTTTACACACGCGGAAGAACTGGATGCGGCAATAATATTTAGAGGTGATGAAAGTAAGCTTCATGAATTTAATGTGCAATTTGAAACTTTACTTCAGCTATTTGTCTTAGACCAGAATGGCTTTGATGGTCAAATCAGAAAAAAAGTTCTCGATATAGTCCAAGAAAATGGGAAAAAAATATTTGACTTGCCAGAAAAAGTTGATTTAATTCATAAAGACCACTGGATTCTTCACTATCCAATAGCGCTTTGTCCGCCTGTTTCAACTCCTGAAAACAAGCTATATCTTACACCTTTTGACTGCAGAGGACGAACACTTCTTAGTAGTATAATTGAAACTGCAGATAAATGGATATATATTTCGACCGAGAGTTTCACTGATCAAGATTTTTCAAAATTCTTGACCAATCTTGCAATAAACAAAAGCATCCCTATAAAAATAATGACTGGGGCACGAAGCCGAGATTTTACTGACAGGTTAGAAAACATGTTTAGGGACCTCATTGCCCAAAAAATTGAGGTTAAGACACCCGTGGGTCCAATTCATGCTAAACTTGTTATCACAGATAAAGCTTTAGTTGTTAGTTCAATTAATTTGAACAAGATGAATCTGGGGCATTTTAAGACTAAGAAATTTTGGAGAGAAAATACGGAATCCATTTTGGTTTGTCACGATTCCGATCTGATTTCAGTTGCAAAGCGGAGATTTGAGGAAAATTTCGGCAAAAGTATCAATATCCAAGATTTGCTTTGCGAAAAATTGGAAAAAACTGTACAGGATGTTTTCAAAGGTGCCTTTAGACTTAGTCCTAATCCTGAAGTAAGAGCGCTTTTTGCCAAATTTATCCTTCAAAAAGAAATTGATACAAAAACGACTATTATTAAATTAGGCAAAATAACTAAGAAGCTTATGGTTCATTATGGACGCGATAGAGTTGATAAAAATGACTTTATTTCTGCACTTATTTTATATTATCTATCAGACGCAAAAAAAGATTATACTCAACTCATGGAAAAGTTTAACGAATTTAATGAAGGTATCAACCTAAAGGATGTGCTGAGTAAACTAGTTTTTGCAAATTTAGTTGAGAAAGAAGACGAATATTACAAAATCAATATTGATGCCTTAGCTTTTTAA
- a CDS encoding Lrp/AsnC family transcriptional regulator — MKELKPLDYQLLFELMKDSHRSDRQLAKALGISQPTVTRRRAMLEDSTIEGYTVIPKFGQIGFELAAFTFMKTQLNHKKGAEREEALNKLKEWYLKQPNVVTVLDGQGMGWDAVCVSLHENYTGYAEFLRLQQSELSDLILETQSFQADLKPGVLVKPFHLKYLAKPSK; from the coding sequence ATGAAAGAACTGAAACCATTGGACTATCAATTGCTCTTTGAGCTCATGAAAGATTCTCATCGAAGTGATAGGCAACTAGCAAAAGCGCTGGGGATTTCTCAGCCAACTGTTACCCGCAGAAGAGCCATGCTTGAGGACAGCACCATCGAAGGATACACCGTTATCCCCAAGTTTGGACAGATTGGTTTTGAGTTGGCTGCTTTCACCTTTATGAAGACTCAACTTAATCACAAAAAAGGCGCCGAAAGAGAAGAAGCGCTTAACAAACTCAAAGAATGGTACCTCAAACAGCCCAACGTCGTCACCGTTTTGGATGGTCAAGGTATGGGTTGGGATGCTGTCTGTGTTTCTTTACACGAAAACTACACTGGGTACGCTGAGTTTTTGAGGCTGCAGCAATCTGAGCTTTCAGACCTTATTTTGGAGACCCAAAGTTTCCAAGCTGACCTTAAGCCAGGCGTGCTGGTTAAGCCGTTCCACTTAAAGTACCTGGCAAAACCCAGCAAGTAA
- a CDS encoding flavodoxin family protein produces MKIIVVFDSKSGSTEKMAQAVAKGAENAGATVEVKRAENTVNQDFLDADGIIMGSPTYYGEMSAKLKQVIDDSVELHTKLTGKVGAAFTSSGGIASGAETTLLSILQAMLVHGMIIQGNASGQHYGVAVKGAPQPEDLKACEELGAKVANLINQLN; encoded by the coding sequence ATGAAGATCATTGTTGTTTTTGACTCGAAAAGTGGAAGCACCGAAAAGATGGCTCAGGCAGTTGCCAAAGGAGCCGAAAATGCAGGGGCAACCGTTGAGGTTAAGCGGGCAGAAAACACGGTTAACCAAGATTTTCTGGACGCCGACGGCATCATCATGGGGTCACCAACCTACTACGGCGAAATGTCCGCCAAACTCAAACAGGTCATTGATGATTCGGTTGAATTGCACACGAAGCTAACCGGGAAGGTTGGGGCAGCATTCACAAGCAGCGGCGGAATAGCCAGCGGCGCCGAAACCACCTTGCTAAGCATCCTGCAAGCCATGCTTGTTCACGGCATGATAATTCAGGGCAACGCCTCAGGACAACACTATGGGGTAGCAGTTAAGGGAGCGCCTCAGCCTGAAGACTTGAAAGCCTGCGAAGAACTCGGCGCCAAAGTAGCAAACCTCATTAATCAACTTAACTGA
- a CDS encoding ATP-binding protein — protein sequence MNLENALIRYRDYSKTVELIKRDVTLHEGNFINAIVGPRRAGKTSLMLLYMKGLENEERNKVFINCEDIDFFGITVDDLSKLEETIYHVYKPNETKDIYLFIDEVQTFPEWSRWLRTLFDEHRYKIFVTGSTSDLSLDKIPSELRGRSNNTLVLPFSFKECLRAKEITFEKYMQAEDTGKVIGAFSEFLDFGGYPEVIKTENPVLKQTLLSDLYATVIQRDLIEKFKVRKAAVFRAFINSLFGSVCRNVSIPALVNWFSSHGAKISKVTALNYLNYAEATFLFFLVYPYSRRIKERNTRPKLYVSDSGILGLFDSDKGKKLENTVLVELIRRREQIHYYKTETADIDFVLTKENKACELIQVSYSINESETYARETKSLLETSEKMNCPKLTIVTFNEEKKIEQNGKTIEVIPAWKWLLQTRA from the coding sequence ATGAATCTGGAGAACGCGCTCATAAGATACAGGGATTACTCGAAAACGGTTGAGCTAATCAAAAGAGACGTAACTCTCCACGAAGGGAACTTCATCAATGCTATTGTGGGCCCAAGAAGGGCAGGCAAAACCTCTTTGATGCTCCTCTACATGAAAGGATTAGAAAATGAAGAACGCAACAAGGTGTTCATCAACTGTGAGGATATAGATTTCTTTGGTATAACTGTTGATGACCTAAGCAAACTGGAGGAAACCATTTATCATGTGTATAAACCCAATGAAACAAAGGACATTTACCTCTTCATCGACGAAGTGCAGACCTTCCCAGAATGGTCCAGATGGTTAAGAACTCTTTTTGATGAACATAGATACAAAATTTTTGTTACAGGCTCAACATCAGATTTATCATTGGATAAAATACCGTCGGAGCTACGCGGCAGAAGCAACAATACGCTCGTTTTGCCATTTTCGTTCAAAGAATGCCTGAGAGCAAAGGAAATCACATTCGAGAAATACATGCAAGCTGAAGATACTGGCAAAGTCATAGGAGCATTTTCGGAATTTTTGGATTTCGGCGGCTACCCGGAAGTAATAAAAACTGAGAATCCAGTGTTGAAACAGACTTTACTATCCGATCTGTATGCAACAGTGATACAGCGGGATCTCATAGAGAAATTCAAGGTGAGGAAAGCTGCAGTCTTTAGAGCGTTCATAAATTCACTTTTTGGGTCAGTTTGCCGAAATGTATCTATTCCTGCTTTGGTTAACTGGTTTAGCTCACATGGAGCAAAAATTAGCAAGGTAACCGCGCTTAACTACCTCAACTACGCAGAAGCCACATTTCTTTTCTTCTTGGTGTACCCATACTCCCGAAGAATAAAAGAAAGAAACACTAGACCAAAACTCTACGTTTCTGATTCGGGGATACTGGGGCTTTTTGACTCAGACAAAGGGAAAAAACTTGAGAACACAGTCCTTGTGGAACTGATTCGACGACGCGAACAAATTCACTACTACAAAACCGAAACAGCAGACATTGATTTTGTTCTGACCAAAGAAAACAAAGCGTGCGAACTCATCCAGGTCAGCTACAGCATCAATGAATCAGAAACATACGCAAGAGAAACAAAATCACTCCTTGAAACAAGCGAAAAAATGAACTGCCCCAAGCTAACAATTGTAACCTTTAATGAAGAGAAAAAAATTGAACAAAACGGCAAAACCATTGAGGTAATTCCAGCGTGGAAATGGTTACTCCAAACCCGAGCCTGA
- a CDS encoding helix-turn-helix domain-containing protein, with amino-acid sequence MKLNKTDEQVIAALKESKELTLAEITEKTGAPSKKVFKSLRKLFESEMIDSNARKYHLLTDKPPKKGKDEAAE; translated from the coding sequence ATGAAGCTAAACAAAACCGATGAACAAGTCATAGCCGCCCTTAAAGAAAGCAAAGAGTTAACCCTTGCAGAAATCACCGAGAAGACAGGGGCACCCAGCAAGAAGGTCTTCAAGTCACTGCGCAAACTTTTCGAAAGCGAAATGATTGACTCCAACGCCCGCAAATACCACTTGCTTACGGATAAGCCGCCAAAGAAGGGCAAAGACGAAGCCGCCGAGTAA
- a CDS encoding ATP-binding cassette domain-containing protein, which produces MFSVTTEGLTKKFNGFTAVNGLNLQINQGEVFGLLGPNGAGKTTTLRMLACLLSPTAGSAAVAGYDIYKEPLKVRQSVGILTENPSLYERLTALENMHFFAQAYGLSDAQERSRRIKELLEFFNLWDRRNDKVGAFSKGMKQKLAIVRATVHKPPILFLDEPTAGLDPQSAKEIRDLMAALSQQEKSTILLCTHHLEDAEKLCQRVLIMNRGTCVILGSPDELRAKISGQPTVQIDLVQVTPKIVTAVKANPQAVEVFLNRQDASLRVKVDDARAATPAIVSDIVEAEGQILSVNVLRPSLEEAYLKLINAEATA; this is translated from the coding sequence ATGTTCAGCGTCACCACCGAGGGATTAACCAAAAAGTTCAACGGCTTCACGGCAGTTAATGGCCTAAATCTCCAAATTAACCAAGGCGAAGTCTTCGGGCTGCTTGGACCCAATGGCGCTGGAAAAACCACCACCCTGCGTATGCTTGCCTGCCTCCTCTCCCCCACTGCGGGCTCAGCCGCCGTCGCGGGATACGACATCTACAAGGAACCCCTCAAGGTGCGCCAATCTGTGGGCATCTTAACCGAAAACCCCAGTTTGTATGAGCGGCTGACGGCGCTGGAGAATATGCACTTTTTCGCTCAGGCATACGGGCTTTCGGACGCGCAGGAACGCAGCCGCCGCATCAAGGAGCTTTTAGAGTTCTTCAATTTATGGGACCGCCGAAACGACAAGGTCGGCGCCTTCAGCAAGGGCATGAAACAGAAACTTGCCATCGTGCGCGCTACGGTGCATAAGCCGCCGATTCTTTTCTTAGACGAGCCCACTGCAGGCTTAGACCCCCAATCCGCAAAGGAAATCCGTGACCTCATGGCGGCGCTTAGCCAGCAGGAAAAAAGCACCATCCTACTTTGTACGCATCACTTAGAGGACGCCGAGAAACTGTGCCAACGGGTTCTGATTATGAATCGGGGCACCTGCGTGATTTTGGGTTCACCTGATGAGTTGCGGGCAAAAATCAGCGGGCAACCCACAGTGCAGATTGATTTAGTGCAGGTGACGCCCAAAATTGTGACGGCGGTGAAAGCAAACCCCCAGGCTGTGGAAGTCTTTTTGAATCGGCAGGACGCCAGCCTCAGGGTGAAGGTGGACGATGCCCGCGCCGCCACGCCCGCAATCGTTTCCGATATTGTGGAGGCGGAAGGGCAGATTCTGTCCGTTAACGTGCTCAGACCATCCTTAGAGGAAGCGTACCTTAAGCTGATTAACGCGGAGGCAACAGCATGA
- a CDS encoding ABC transporter permease subunit, with product MNRHNVWLVFKKDWLEIKRNNQVLLPILLVPLIFSVVLPSIVLLISNTSSLGSSQNSMQDFLPLIANLPSDVQAQLANFTPDQIMVYIMSVYFFAPFFLIIPIMASSVMGSDSFAGEKERKTIEALLATPLTDGELLMGKILVSLIPALAVTFVSFAVYAVIIDVATFSMFGGMLLIPNLVWLIMIFGVTPTLALCSIGLTVIISARVKGFKEAQQISVVLLLPILGLVFGQVSGLMILGPTLLAVMIGLFGLLDVGVFYFGMKLFRREEILSKQG from the coding sequence ATGAACCGCCACAATGTCTGGCTGGTCTTCAAGAAGGACTGGCTTGAAATCAAACGCAACAATCAGGTCCTTTTACCCATACTCCTCGTTCCCCTGATATTCTCCGTGGTGCTTCCCTCAATTGTCCTGCTAATTTCCAACACCTCTTCCCTCGGCAGCTCCCAGAACTCCATGCAAGACTTCTTGCCCTTGATAGCCAACTTGCCTTCAGATGTTCAAGCGCAGCTTGCCAACTTCACGCCCGACCAAATCATGGTCTACATCATGTCCGTGTACTTCTTTGCACCGTTTTTCCTAATCATCCCCATCATGGCTTCAAGCGTGATGGGCTCGGACAGCTTTGCAGGAGAAAAAGAACGCAAAACCATCGAAGCTCTCCTTGCCACGCCCTTAACGGATGGAGAGTTGTTGATGGGCAAAATCTTGGTTAGCTTAATTCCTGCCTTGGCGGTTACGTTTGTGTCCTTTGCCGTTTACGCAGTCATCATTGACGTGGCAACTTTTAGCATGTTTGGCGGCATGCTTTTGATTCCTAACTTGGTTTGGCTGATTATGATTTTTGGCGTCACTCCCACCCTTGCCCTATGCAGCATAGGCTTAACCGTTATAATTTCTGCGCGCGTGAAAGGCTTCAAAGAAGCTCAACAAATCAGCGTAGTGCTTCTGCTGCCTATTTTGGGGCTGGTTTTTGGGCAGGTTTCAGGCTTAATGATTTTGGGTCCTACGTTGCTGGCGGTTATGATTGGTTTGTTTGGGCTGTTGGATGTAGGTGTGTTCTATTTCGGCATGAAGCTGTTTCGAAGAGAGGAGATTTTGTCAAAGCAAGGTTAA
- a CDS encoding mechanosensitive ion channel family protein — protein sequence MPSIFNSVKRVAIGLVLLIATAAGALFLFNTFVLEPIDISQLASQIIRITIIAGFWLTILVFINRSKPPIAKHLGEEASTIVQYFMSAIAVLVMLFAVLNVLNVPPEALLTGAGFASITIGLLISTFVGGILAGALVFFTHKFRVGDAVLVNNMPGTVVEISALVTRIRTEVGLLTIPNNAISSGAAVITRLHQGQETPNVRLPYQQGDRVITTFMAAGEGTVIEVSPLRTVILTDSGKELTFLNSMVFAGSLAIAKVAQKNPSATNN from the coding sequence GTGCCAAGCATCTTTAACTCTGTCAAACGCGTCGCCATTGGGCTTGTCCTTCTGATTGCAACAGCAGCTGGCGCCCTGTTTCTCTTCAACACTTTCGTGCTGGAACCCATCGACATCTCCCAGCTTGCCAGCCAAATCATAAGAATCACAATCATAGCGGGGTTTTGGCTCACCATCCTTGTGTTCATCAACCGCTCCAAACCCCCAATAGCTAAGCATCTAGGCGAAGAAGCCAGCACCATCGTGCAGTACTTCATGAGCGCCATAGCCGTTCTGGTTATGTTGTTTGCGGTTCTAAACGTCCTTAACGTTCCGCCCGAAGCCCTACTCACAGGCGCAGGCTTTGCCTCCATAACCATCGGCTTGCTCATTTCCACTTTTGTCGGGGGCATTCTTGCAGGCGCCTTGGTCTTTTTTACGCACAAGTTTCGCGTTGGCGACGCCGTTTTAGTTAATAACATGCCTGGGACTGTTGTTGAGATAAGTGCGTTGGTTACGCGGATACGTACCGAAGTGGGGCTGCTTACCATCCCTAACAACGCCATCAGTTCGGGTGCGGCAGTGATTACACGTCTTCATCAAGGGCAAGAAACCCCAAACGTCAGGCTTCCTTACCAGCAAGGCGACAGAGTGATAACCACGTTTATGGCTGCAGGCGAAGGAACCGTCATTGAGGTCTCCCCGCTGCGTACCGTCATCCTCACCGATTCAGGTAAAGAATTGACCTTCCTGAACAGTATGGTTTTTGCGGGTTCCCTTGCCATCGCAAAAGTCGCCCAAAAGAACCCTTCGGCAACAAACAATTAG
- a CDS encoding M20/M25/M40 family metallo-hydrolase produces MPTQTPQETQTETTNLLSQLIQHDTTNPPGNETTAATWLKQNLTNEGFQCELIESAPNRGSLITRLKGTGQKPRLLLLSHLDVVAANPKEWSVPPFSGAVKDGFVWGRGTLDMKGMTAIEAMTLKLLKRNHIPLKGDVILAATADEEAGGVMGADFLTRNFPEKVFAEYVLNEGGGSSMPLKNKNLFTINVAEKGLLWFRVRAGGFPGHGSVPSAADNAVMRMNHVVDCLGNYRAEVRFVPAVEQFLVEIGREDADLQPFISRLLAAPEQSDAILAELDKVSPDIAEEIRPRIRMTITPTIIHGGIKENIIPSECEAVFDCRVLPGQSTAEALEFVKKRLADAGLTKLSFEVIQSQEPSESPANTPLYQTITNVLKDAEPNCEVVPLLMPGGTDSRFFRRLGSVCYGFHPLRSETIYGEKATRREHGIDERISVDNLVFGVQVLYETVKRFMT; encoded by the coding sequence ATGCCAACCCAAACCCCACAAGAAACCCAAACCGAAACCACAAACCTACTAAGCCAACTCATACAACACGACACCACCAACCCGCCGGGAAACGAAACCACAGCTGCAACCTGGCTCAAACAAAACCTAACCAATGAAGGCTTCCAATGCGAACTCATCGAATCCGCACCCAACCGAGGCAGCCTCATCACCAGACTTAAAGGCACAGGCCAAAAACCCCGCCTGCTCCTCTTGTCCCATCTGGACGTGGTTGCCGCCAACCCAAAAGAATGGAGCGTCCCCCCATTTTCAGGCGCAGTTAAAGACGGGTTTGTTTGGGGACGCGGAACCCTAGACATGAAAGGCATGACCGCCATCGAAGCCATGACGCTTAAACTGCTCAAACGCAACCACATCCCCCTGAAAGGAGACGTGATTTTGGCTGCAACCGCTGACGAGGAGGCGGGCGGCGTGATGGGGGCTGATTTTTTGACACGAAACTTCCCCGAGAAAGTGTTTGCCGAGTACGTGTTAAATGAAGGCGGAGGTTCCTCAATGCCGCTTAAGAACAAAAACCTGTTCACGATTAATGTTGCCGAGAAAGGGCTATTGTGGTTTAGGGTTCGCGCAGGCGGCTTTCCGGGACATGGTTCGGTGCCTTCTGCAGCGGACAATGCAGTGATGCGGATGAATCACGTAGTGGATTGCTTGGGTAATTATCGTGCGGAAGTTCGGTTTGTGCCTGCGGTGGAGCAGTTTTTGGTGGAGATTGGCAGGGAAGATGCGGATTTGCAGCCGTTTATTTCGCGGTTGCTTGCAGCTCCAGAGCAAAGCGACGCAATTTTGGCGGAGCTCGATAAGGTGTCTCCCGACATAGCCGAAGAGATTCGCCCACGCATACGCATGACCATCACCCCAACCATAATTCATGGAGGCATCAAAGAGAACATCATCCCTTCGGAGTGTGAAGCGGTTTTTGATTGCCGCGTTTTGCCGGGGCAGTCCACTGCGGAGGCGTTGGAGTTTGTCAAAAAGCGCCTTGCCGATGCAGGGTTAACCAAGCTGTCGTTTGAGGTCATTCAATCGCAGGAGCCATCCGAATCACCAGCCAACACGCCCCTTTACCAAACCATAACCAACGTGCTCAAAGATGCGGAGCCAAACTGCGAGGTTGTTCCGCTGCTCATGCCCGGAGGAACTGACAGCCGCTTCTTCCGCCGACTCGGCAGCGTATGCTACGGTTTCCACCCCTTACGCAGCGAAACCATTTACGGGGAAAAAGCAACCAGACGTGAACATGGCATCGACGAGCGGATTTCAGTGGATAACCTGGTTTTTGGCGTGCAGGTACTTTACGAAACGGTGAAGCGGTTTATGACCTAA